A single Arachidicoccus sp. BS20 DNA region contains:
- a CDS encoding M16 family metallopeptidase — MIEYSRFVLDNGLRVLVHEDDSTPMAVVNIMYDVGARDENPEQTGFAHLFEHLMFGGSINIPDYDEPLQRAGGENNAYTTNDLTNYYCQLPAENIETAFWLESDRMLSLAFSKKSLDVQRKVVSEEFKEHYINKPYGDVWHKLREMAYTTHPYRWMTIGKELSHIENAKLDDVKNFFFKHYTPSNAILVVAGNVKTEQIKSLAEKWFAPIPSGKKYERNLSQEPEQTEAKITEVRAKVPVDALYKAWHIGGRLDESYYVVDLLTDILGEGPSSRLYQSLVKEQQLFSGIGCYHLGSIDAGLVVVDGKLSKGVSMQDAEAAVDKEIEKLLNESISEKELQKVINKTESMIAFEDMSVLNRANSLAFYELLGDANLMNEELGKYQSVTLESLTKTAKEIFKPSNSNTLRYFAEN; from the coding sequence ATGATTGAATATTCAAGATTTGTTTTAGACAACGGATTGCGCGTGTTGGTTCACGAAGACGATTCCACGCCAATGGCTGTTGTAAACATCATGTACGATGTGGGTGCGCGCGACGAAAACCCCGAGCAGACAGGCTTTGCGCATTTATTTGAGCATTTAATGTTTGGCGGAAGCATCAACATTCCCGATTACGACGAACCTTTGCAACGTGCCGGCGGAGAGAATAATGCGTACACCACAAACGATTTGACCAACTATTATTGCCAGCTTCCTGCGGAAAATATTGAAACGGCTTTTTGGCTGGAAAGCGACAGAATGCTAAGCCTTGCATTCAGCAAAAAAAGTTTGGACGTGCAGCGCAAAGTTGTGAGTGAAGAATTTAAAGAACATTATATCAACAAGCCTTACGGCGATGTTTGGCACAAGCTGCGCGAAATGGCGTACACCACGCATCCTTATCGCTGGATGACGATTGGAAAAGAATTGAGCCACATTGAAAATGCAAAATTGGATGATGTAAAAAATTTCTTCTTTAAACATTATACGCCAAGCAACGCGATTCTCGTAGTTGCAGGAAATGTAAAAACAGAACAAATAAAATCGCTTGCGGAGAAATGGTTTGCGCCGATTCCTTCAGGGAAAAAATACGAAAGAAATTTGTCGCAAGAGCCTGAACAAACCGAAGCAAAAATAACCGAAGTTCGTGCGAAAGTACCTGTGGACGCACTTTACAAGGCTTGGCATATCGGCGGAAGATTGGACGAAAGTTATTATGTGGTTGATTTGCTCACGGATATTTTGGGCGAAGGACCATCGTCGAGATTGTACCAAAGTCTGGTAAAAGAGCAGCAATTATTCTCCGGCATCGGATGTTATCATTTAGGAAGTATTGATGCAGGTTTGGTTGTTGTGGACGGCAAATTGTCCAAAGGCGTTTCCATGCAGGACGCGGAAGCTGCCGTGGATAAAGAAATTGAAAAATTGCTGAACGAAAGTATTTCGGAAAAAGAGCTACAAAAAGTCATCAACAAAACGGAAAGTATGATTGCGTTTGAAGACATGAGCGTTCTCAACCGTGCGAATAGTCTGGCTTTTTATGAATTATTGGGTGATGCAAACTTAATGAATGAAGAACTTGGCAAGTATCAATCCGTAACTTTGGAATCGCTTACAAAAACAGCAAAAGAAATTTTCAAACCTTCGAACAGCAATACTTTGCGATATTTTGCGGAGAATTGA
- a CDS encoding type II toxin-antitoxin system RelE/ParE family toxin yields MAQIIYAESALKDIEHIKDYISADSISNANKFILAIDKKIDTLEKYPEIGKPVFPDKYNGLRQLLHKSYRIIYHYDKDVVTVVTIHHQARLLENVNPIKDYTK; encoded by the coding sequence ATGGCTCAAATAATTTATGCTGAATCAGCTTTAAAAGATATTGAGCACATAAAAGATTATATCTCTGCCGATTCTATATCCAACGCGAATAAATTCATTCTTGCAATTGACAAAAAGATTGACACTTTGGAAAAATATCCTGAAATAGGCAAGCCTGTTTTTCCCGATAAATACAACGGACTTAGACAATTACTGCACAAGTCTTATCGCATCATTTATCATTACGACAAAGACGTTGTAACTGTTGTAACCATCCATCATCAAGCACGTTTGTTGGAAAATGTAAACCCGATTAAAGATTATACAAAATAA
- a CDS encoding SDR family oxidoreductase gives MDFTNKNIVITGGSTGIGLATAKAFINAGANVLITGRKADALQKAATEINSPQLNTLVSDISKLADIATLEKAVAANGKLDVLFLNAGFGKFAPIEFTSEEDFDAQFNTNVKGLFFTLQKLIPHLAEGASVITTSSNAAHFTMANGSVYSATKAAVSTITKIAANELASRKIRVNIVTPGAVETNWMEASGFSDEQKEVFKKQMAAATAVKRVGNADEIAKTVLFLASDAASFITGTEILADGGMLNLATSLQ, from the coding sequence ATGGATTTTACAAACAAAAACATAGTTATTACAGGCGGCAGCACAGGCATTGGCTTAGCCACGGCAAAAGCATTTATCAATGCGGGAGCAAATGTTTTGATAACAGGAAGAAAGGCTGATGCCTTGCAAAAAGCGGCAACAGAAATCAACAGCCCTCAATTAAATACACTGGTTTCCGACATTTCAAAATTGGCTGACATCGCAACGTTAGAAAAGGCAGTTGCAGCAAACGGAAAATTAGATGTGCTTTTTCTGAACGCAGGTTTCGGAAAATTTGCACCGATTGAATTTACAAGCGAAGAGGATTTTGACGCGCAGTTCAACACCAATGTAAAAGGCTTGTTCTTCACATTGCAAAAATTGATACCACATTTAGCAGAAGGAGCATCAGTTATAACAACGTCTTCAAACGCTGCCCATTTTACCATGGCAAACGGCAGTGTTTATTCGGCAACGAAAGCCGCCGTAAGCACCATTACTAAAATTGCCGCCAATGAATTGGCAAGCAGAAAAATTCGTGTAAATATTGTTACTCCGGGAGCAGTTGAAACGAATTGGATGGAAGCAAGCGGTTTCAGTGATGAACAAAAAGAAGTATTCAAAAAACAAATGGCTGCGGCAACTGCGGTAAAGCGAGTTGGCAATGCAGACGAAATTGCTAAAACAGTTTTGTTCTTAGCTTCTGACGCAGCAAGTTTTATTACAGGTACAGAAATATTGGCAGACGGCGGAATGCTGAATCTTGCCACTTCACTGCAATAA
- a CDS encoding winged helix-turn-helix transcriptional regulator — MGCKIAEFQQEQKKRMRSVQDAMDALNGKWKISIISSICCYGKRRFSDILNDVEGISNRMLSKELKELEINQLIKRSVLETQPITVQYELTEHGNTLQTIISNLSDWGVVHRKKIVGK; from the coding sequence ATGGGGTGTAAAATAGCAGAGTTCCAGCAGGAGCAAAAGAAAAGAATGAGGTCTGTTCAGGACGCGATGGATGCGCTGAACGGGAAATGGAAAATTTCCATTATTTCATCTATTTGCTGTTACGGCAAAAGGCGTTTTTCCGATATTTTGAACGATGTGGAAGGGATTTCCAACAGAATGTTGAGCAAAGAATTAAAGGAATTGGAAATAAACCAATTGATAAAACGAAGCGTTTTAGAGACGCAACCCATAACGGTTCAATATGAACTGACGGAACATGGCAATACGCTGCAAACCATTATCAGTAATCTTTCAGATTGGGGAGTTGTACACCGAAAGAAAATTGTGGGGAAATAG
- a CDS encoding AbrB/MazE/SpoVT family DNA-binding domain-containing protein — protein MEVAISQTKVVRIGNSKGIVIPKKMLHVLGDEVRLKLENETILIEPLQRKVVPQEQWEKILAESKNEYDYDEFADFDTALTDGLDD, from the coding sequence ATGGAAGTCGCAATTTCACAAACAAAAGTGGTTAGAATAGGAAATTCCAAAGGCATTGTGATACCTAAAAAAATGCTTCATGTTCTTGGCGATGAAGTGCGTTTGAAATTGGAAAATGAAACGATTTTGATAGAGCCGCTCCAAAGAAAGGTTGTGCCGCAGGAACAATGGGAAAAAATACTTGCCGAAAGTAAAAACGAATATGATTACGATGAATTTGCAGATTTTGATACTGCTCTAACTGACGGCTTAGATGATTAA
- a CDS encoding GNAT family N-acetyltransferase, translating to MPDNLPNKFFEIREIRSEDNPTVAKTIREVFHEFDAPQCGTVYSDPTTDNLYELFRTPKSVFFVAEINDMIVGSCGIYPTENLPEGCAELVKFYISKEARGKGLGKILMEKCFEAATNFGYTQLYIESLPVFSKAVSIYEKNGFKRLENPLGNSGHPTCNIWMIKNLV from the coding sequence ATGCCTGACAATTTACCAAATAAGTTTTTTGAGATTCGGGAAATTCGGTCCGAAGATAATCCGACTGTCGCAAAAACGATACGCGAAGTATTTCACGAATTTGATGCGCCGCAATGTGGAACAGTTTACTCCGACCCGACAACGGATAACTTGTATGAGCTTTTCCGTACACCGAAATCAGTCTTTTTTGTGGCTGAGATAAATGATATGATTGTCGGCAGTTGCGGAATTTATCCAACGGAAAATTTGCCCGAAGGCTGTGCAGAATTGGTAAAATTTTATATTTCCAAAGAAGCACGAGGCAAAGGCTTGGGAAAAATATTGATGGAAAAATGTTTTGAAGCCGCGACTAATTTTGGCTATACACAATTATATATTGAAAGCCTTCCCGTATTTTCAAAAGCCGTTTCCATTTATGAGAAAAACGGGTTTAAAAGATTGGAAAACCCTTTGGGAAATTCCGGACACCCGACATGCAATATTTGGATGATAAAAAATTTGGTGTAA
- a CDS encoding YpdA family putative bacillithiol disulfide reductase, whose translation MNSILDILIIGAGPIGLACGIEAQKNGLDYLIVEKGALVNSLYHYPLFMTFFSTADRLEIGNIPFMCLAPKPGRQEALEYYRSVARNKELNINLYEKVEEVNKQNDGIFSVVTSKKIYRAKNVIVATGFYDIPIYMNVPGEDLPKVHHYYKEAHPYVGQKVLIIGANNSAVDAALEIWRKGGEPTMLIRGSEIGERVKYWVKPDIENRIKEGSVKAYFKSQLLEIKEDAIVLKDADGNIVTLENDFVLAMTGYRPNFDMLKKFGIHLNEADDFVPSYNDDTMETNVDGLFLAGVVCGGMNTHKWFIENSRVHAEKILKRILEKKG comes from the coding sequence ATGAACTCAATTTTAGACATACTCATTATTGGTGCCGGACCGATTGGTCTTGCCTGTGGCATTGAAGCGCAAAAAAACGGATTGGATTATTTAATTGTGGAGAAAGGAGCATTGGTCAATAGTTTGTATCACTATCCTTTGTTCATGACGTTTTTTTCAACGGCGGACAGATTGGAAATTGGCAACATCCCTTTCATGTGTCTTGCGCCGAAACCCGGACGACAAGAGGCTTTGGAGTATTACAGAAGCGTGGCGCGTAATAAAGAGCTGAATATAAACTTGTATGAAAAAGTAGAAGAAGTAAATAAGCAAAACGATGGAATTTTTTCCGTTGTTACTTCAAAAAAAATATATCGTGCGAAGAATGTAATTGTAGCTACGGGCTTTTACGATATTCCCATTTACATGAATGTTCCGGGTGAAGATTTGCCCAAGGTGCATCATTATTACAAAGAAGCGCATCCTTATGTCGGGCAAAAAGTTTTGATTATTGGCGCGAATAATTCCGCCGTTGATGCGGCTTTGGAAATATGGCGAAAAGGCGGCGAACCTACGATGTTAATTCGCGGTAGCGAAATCGGCGAACGTGTGAAATATTGGGTAAAGCCCGATATTGAAAACCGCATTAAGGAAGGAAGTGTCAAAGCGTATTTTAAATCGCAGCTTTTGGAAATAAAAGAAGATGCAATAGTGCTGAAAGATGCCGATGGAAATATTGTAACGCTGGAAAATGATTTTGTACTGGCAATGACGGGCTACAGACCAAATTTTGATATGCTGAAAAAGTTCGGTATTCATTTAAACGAAGCCGATGATTTTGTTCCTTCTTATAATGACGATACGATGGAAACCAACGTGGACGGGCTTTTCCTTGCAGGCGTAGTTTGCGGCGGCATGAACACGCACAAATGGTTTATCGAAAATTCAAGGGTTCATGCAGAGAAAATTTTGAAGAGGATTTTGGAGAAGAAAGGATAA
- a CDS encoding branched-chain amino acid aminotransferase produces MDTVSTIKVTKTETSRLSQVKLENLSFGKVFTDHMLVADYADGAWQSVEIIPYQKLSFEPSLAAIHYGQSIFEGIKAYLNVRGEAVIFRPYENFARFNESALRMQMPEVPEEIFIDGMKELINLDKEWIPTMENHSLYIRPFMFATDTFIGVRPSATYKFIILLSPTGPYYAKPSRIAVEEKYTRAAPGGVGRAKNAGNYAASLKPAEDARLRGYDQVLWTDAFEHKWLQEVGTMNVFFVLKDAVVTPSLEEGTILDGVTRRSAVTVLKEMGLNVEERRINIDELVDAYKKGDLIEAFGTGTAATIAPIKELAYKDEHLEFDLAKNQVSSELGKRLSDIRSGVAEDTHGWIVKI; encoded by the coding sequence ATGGATACCGTTTCAACAATTAAAGTTACAAAAACAGAGACCAGCAGATTATCGCAGGTAAAACTGGAAAACCTGTCGTTTGGAAAAGTTTTTACAGACCACATGCTGGTTGCCGATTATGCAGACGGCGCGTGGCAAAGTGTGGAAATTATACCTTATCAGAAGCTTTCTTTTGAGCCGTCTTTGGCGGCGATTCATTACGGACAATCGATTTTTGAAGGCATCAAAGCATATTTGAATGTTCGCGGCGAAGCGGTTATTTTTCGTCCGTATGAGAATTTTGCGCGCTTCAATGAATCGGCTTTGCGTATGCAAATGCCTGAAGTTCCCGAAGAGATTTTTATTGATGGAATGAAAGAATTGATTAATCTTGATAAAGAGTGGATTCCAACAATGGAAAATCATTCTTTATACATCCGCCCGTTTATGTTTGCAACGGATACGTTTATTGGAGTTCGCCCTTCGGCTACTTATAAATTTATCATTTTGTTGAGTCCTACGGGACCATATTATGCAAAGCCGAGTCGCATTGCGGTGGAAGAAAAATATACGCGCGCTGCGCCCGGCGGCGTTGGTCGTGCAAAGAATGCAGGCAACTATGCCGCGAGCCTGAAACCTGCTGAGGACGCTCGTTTGCGCGGTTACGACCAGGTTTTATGGACAGATGCTTTTGAACACAAATGGTTGCAGGAAGTGGGAACGATGAATGTGTTTTTTGTGTTGAAGGATGCGGTAGTTACTCCGTCTTTGGAAGAAGGAACAATTCTTGACGGCGTTACGCGCAGAAGCGCCGTAACCGTTTTAAAAGAAATGGGCTTGAATGTCGAAGAAAGGCGCATAAACATTGATGAATTGGTAGATGCCTATAAAAAAGGCGACCTCATCGAAGCATTCGGAACAGGAACTGCGGCAACTATTGCGCCGATTAAAGAATTGGCGTATAAAGATGAACATTTGGAATTTGACTTGGCAAAAAATCAGGTGTCGAGCGAATTGGGTAAACGTCTTTCTGATATTCGTTCAGGCGTTGCAGAAGATACGCATGGCTGGATTGTGAAGATATAA
- a CDS encoding SDR family NAD(P)-dependent oxidoreductase has protein sequence MSKLENKVAIVTGASKGIGAGIAKAFAHEGAKVVVNYASSKEAADKVVKTITDNGGTAIAVQADVSNEADVNKLFEETKNAFGSLDILVNNAVYQGYAPIEQVTAEIFHQSFNVNVLGAVLTIQAALKLFSDKGGNIINISSGASKMPLPNASMYSATKAAIDAVTISLSKELGAKNIRINSILPGATETEGAADAGVTKGSEYEKMFIANTPLGRRGKPEDIAKAAVFLASDDAAWITGEQLSVSGGMYGF, from the coding sequence ATGAGTAAGTTAGAAAACAAAGTAGCAATCGTTACAGGCGCATCAAAAGGAATAGGTGCAGGCATTGCAAAAGCCTTTGCCCACGAAGGGGCAAAGGTAGTTGTAAATTATGCTTCCAGTAAAGAAGCAGCAGACAAAGTAGTGAAAACGATAACCGACAACGGCGGAACTGCCATTGCAGTGCAAGCCGATGTATCAAATGAAGCTGATGTAAACAAGCTGTTTGAAGAAACCAAAAATGCTTTTGGCTCGTTGGATATTTTGGTAAACAATGCGGTGTATCAGGGATACGCGCCTATCGAACAGGTAACGGCAGAAATTTTTCATCAGTCTTTCAATGTTAATGTTCTGGGGGCTGTACTTACTATCCAAGCCGCTTTGAAACTGTTTAGCGATAAAGGCGGCAATATCATCAATATCAGTTCGGGTGCAAGCAAAATGCCGCTCCCGAACGCCTCGATGTATTCAGCAACTAAGGCAGCAATAGATGCCGTTACGATTTCATTGTCGAAAGAATTGGGAGCAAAAAACATTCGTATCAATTCCATTTTGCCGGGCGCTACGGAAACAGAAGGAGCAGCCGATGCAGGCGTTACCAAAGGCAGCGAATATGAGAAAATGTTTATTGCTAATACACCGCTTGGTCGCAGGGGAAAGCCCGAAGATATTGCGAAAGCTGCCGTATTTCTTGCTTCCGATGATGCGGCGTGGATTACCGGCGAACAGCTTTCTGTTTCGGGCGGTATGTACGGTTTTTAA
- a CDS encoding MlaE family ABC transporter permease — translation MFSSFLTSFGRYLQMLKLMFSKPENFKMYWKEFMTQCYEIGYGSLPIVLIISVFLGAVTTVQTAYQLVSPLIPQATIAQIVRESMILELSPTVLSIVLAGVVGSKVASELGNMRVSEQIDALEIMGINSASYLVLPKILASIVVVPCLVVISIVVGIWGGRVAGSMAGIISPNVYDQGARQNFTAFSVVFALIKSYTFAFLISSISAYFGYYVKGGSLEIGRASTKSVVVSCIMILFADYILAAILL, via the coding sequence ATGTTTTCAAGTTTTCTTACTTCGTTCGGCAGATATTTACAGATGTTGAAACTAATGTTCAGCAAGCCTGAAAATTTCAAAATGTATTGGAAAGAATTTATGACCCAATGCTATGAAATCGGTTACGGCTCACTGCCCATTGTACTGATAATTTCTGTGTTTCTTGGCGCGGTTACAACAGTACAAACGGCTTATCAGTTGGTAAGTCCGTTGATACCTCAGGCAACTATCGCGCAGATTGTGCGTGAGAGTATGATACTCGAGTTATCGCCAACGGTTTTGAGCATTGTACTTGCGGGCGTTGTAGGCAGTAAAGTGGCTTCGGAGCTTGGAAACATGCGGGTTTCGGAGCAAATAGATGCTTTGGAAATTATGGGAATTAATTCCGCGTCATATTTGGTGCTGCCTAAAATTTTGGCGTCGATTGTGGTTGTTCCCTGTTTGGTTGTAATTTCCATTGTTGTAGGTATTTGGGGCGGTCGTGTTGCCGGAAGCATGGCAGGCATTATCTCGCCGAATGTTTATGACCAGGGAGCGCGGCAGAATTTTACGGCGTTTAGCGTAGTGTTTGCATTAATCAAATCATACACATTTGCTTTTCTTATCAGCAGTATTTCCGCATATTTTGGTTATTATGTAAAAGGCGGTTCGCTCGAAATCGGTCGTGCAAGTACAAAATCAGTCGTGGTTAGTTGTATCATGATTTTGTTTGCTGATTATATTTTGGCGGCGATATTATTATAA
- the rpsL gene encoding 30S ribosomal protein S12: MPTIQQLVRKGRETIKAKSKSRALDACPQRRGVCTRVYTTTPKKPNSALRKVAKVRLTNKVEVIAYIPGEGHNLQEHSIVLIRGGRVKDLPGVRYHIVRGSLDTAGVKGRKQSRSKYGAKKEKAKK, from the coding sequence ATGCCTACTATACAGCAATTAGTAAGAAAAGGTCGCGAGACCATCAAAGCAAAAAGTAAATCAAGAGCGTTGGATGCTTGTCCTCAACGTCGCGGCGTATGTACTCGTGTATATACCACTACTCCTAAAAAACCAAACTCGGCTCTGCGTAAAGTTGCAAAGGTGCGTTTGACCAACAAAGTGGAAGTTATCGCTTACATTCCCGGAGAAGGGCACAATTTACAGGAACACTCTATCGTATTGATTCGCGGTGGTCGTGTTAAGGATTTACCGGGTGTACGTTATCACATTGTTCGCGGTAGCTTAGATACTGCGGGCGTAAAAGGACGCAAGCAAAGCCGTTCCAAATATGGCGCTAAGAAAGAAAAAGCTAAGAAATAA
- the rpsG gene encoding 30S ribosomal protein S7 — MRKAQAKKIPLAPDAKYNDIVVTRFVNNLMWSGKKSTAITIFYDALDKVSKTTGENGYEVWKKALANVTPSVEVRSRRIGGSTFQIPVEVRPDRKISLSIKWLVRYSRDRNGKTMADKLANEIVAASKGEGAAFKKKEDTHRMADANKAFSHFKV, encoded by the coding sequence ATGCGTAAAGCGCAAGCAAAGAAAATTCCTTTAGCACCTGATGCTAAATACAATGACATCGTGGTTACACGTTTTGTAAACAACTTAATGTGGAGCGGTAAAAAAAGTACGGCTATAACTATTTTTTACGATGCTTTGGATAAAGTTTCCAAAACTACCGGAGAAAACGGTTATGAGGTTTGGAAAAAAGCATTGGCAAATGTAACTCCATCTGTTGAAGTTCGCAGCCGCAGAATCGGTGGTTCTACTTTTCAGATTCCTGTGGAAGTTCGTCCGGATAGAAAAATTTCACTGAGCATTAAATGGCTCGTTCGTTACAGCCGCGACAGAAACGGGAAAACAATGGCAGATAAATTGGCAAACGAAATTGTTGCCGCAAGCAAGGGCGAAGGTGCTGCTTTCAAAAAGAAAGAAGATACGCACCGTATGGCGGATGCAAATAAAGCATTCTCGCATTTCAAAGTTTAA
- a CDS encoding NADPH-dependent F420 reductase → MSKTEDKVASYAIIGFGNIGKALAKAFARNGIEVFVATTRDPKSFAADAAAIGTEVIPKTLAEAVKADIIFLAVRFESHPNVAKALPNWKGKIIVDAMNTFTALEELGGQPSSKFVEQAFNGAKLVKGFNHLIAAVLNQNPNVNGGRRVVFLAGDDDGAVAEISELTENLGFAPINLGGLSEGGLLVHAIGKRWGRLIFQDLVKFD, encoded by the coding sequence ATGAGCAAAACAGAAGACAAAGTAGCGAGCTATGCAATTATTGGCTTCGGCAATATAGGAAAGGCACTCGCGAAGGCGTTTGCCCGCAACGGCATTGAAGTATTTGTTGCAACCACTCGAGACCCTAAAAGCTTTGCTGCCGATGCGGCAGCAATCGGCACCGAAGTTATTCCCAAAACTTTGGCAGAAGCCGTTAAGGCGGATATCATCTTCTTAGCTGTTCGTTTCGAGTCTCATCCAAATGTCGCAAAGGCGCTGCCTAACTGGAAAGGAAAAATTATCGTTGATGCGATGAACACGTTTACCGCGCTTGAAGAATTGGGAGGACAGCCGTCTTCCAAGTTTGTAGAGCAGGCATTTAACGGGGCTAAACTTGTAAAAGGCTTTAACCATTTGATAGCTGCTGTTCTTAACCAAAACCCAAATGTAAATGGCGGAAGAAGAGTTGTGTTTCTGGCAGGCGATGATGACGGCGCAGTAGCGGAGATTAGTGAACTTACGGAAAATCTCGGTTTTGCGCCGATTAACCTTGGCGGGCTTTCGGAAGGAGGACTACTTGTACACGCTATCGGAAAGAGATGGGGCAGGCTGATATTTCAGGACTTGGTCAAGTTCGATTGA
- a CDS encoding SET domain-containing protein has protein sequence MILPFLTIAPSENRGKGVFATKNIAKGTIVEISPVLVLSPKDRKQLEATKLTNYIFEWGDSRRKAAMALGYISMYNHSYDANCEYEMDFDDEIMTIKTVKPIKKGEELFINYNATPDDKTEVWFHHLIKES, from the coding sequence ATGATATTACCTTTTTTAACTATTGCGCCGTCGGAGAACAGAGGCAAAGGCGTGTTTGCAACCAAAAATATAGCTAAAGGAACGATTGTTGAAATTTCTCCTGTGCTTGTTTTATCGCCGAAAGACAGAAAACAACTTGAAGCAACAAAGCTCACAAATTATATTTTCGAGTGGGGCGACAGTCGTCGGAAAGCTGCCATGGCATTGGGTTACATCTCAATGTATAATCATAGTTATGATGCGAATTGCGAGTACGAAATGGATTTTGATGATGAAATAATGACGATTAAAACCGTAAAGCCGATTAAAAAAGGAGAGGAGCTGTTTATCAACTACAATGCAACGCCGGATGATAAAACCGAAGTCTGGTTTCATCATTTGATTAAAGAAAGTTAA
- a CDS encoding M16 family metallopeptidase: MLDRTIAPPIVDAVNFDIKLKPCEQFSLDNKTPVYLVNAGAEEVANIEFVFYAGNSFEKKNLVAASVNYLLKTGTKNKTAFEISEAFEFYGAHLSTFCSNEVSSIGVSCLSKHLPQLLPLISEVITESIFPETELSIYQQNQKQRLAINLQKGEFVAGRLIDAALYGKQHPYGKFTTAAGLDALSREDLINFYTENYTNGTCQIFAAGKLPNDIHEQLNKYFGSLDFKNNFNLVNQLNYSSNPSTEKKQIIINDESSVQGAIRIARNFPNRHSEDWQKVQVLNTIFGGYFGSRLMSNIREDKGYTYGIHSYLQNHIKESALIISTEAGKDVCEATIDEVWKEAKILREELIDEDELELVRNYMLGSILGSLDGPFQIINRWKSYVLNNLDETFFYKSIETIKTISAQALQDIANKYLTEDDFHQLTVF; encoded by the coding sequence ATGTTAGACAGAACCATAGCGCCGCCGATTGTAGATGCGGTCAATTTCGATATTAAATTAAAACCCTGCGAACAATTTTCTCTGGACAACAAAACGCCTGTGTACCTCGTAAATGCAGGCGCGGAAGAAGTTGCCAATATTGAATTTGTTTTTTACGCAGGAAATAGTTTTGAAAAGAAAAACTTAGTTGCAGCATCTGTAAATTACTTGTTGAAAACCGGGACTAAAAATAAAACCGCTTTTGAAATAAGCGAAGCATTTGAGTTTTACGGCGCGCATCTTTCTACGTTTTGCAGCAACGAGGTTTCCTCCATCGGCGTGAGCTGTCTGAGCAAGCATTTGCCGCAACTTTTGCCCTTGATAAGTGAGGTGATTACAGAAAGTATTTTCCCGGAAACGGAACTTTCCATTTACCAACAAAACCAAAAACAACGTCTCGCGATTAATTTGCAAAAAGGAGAATTTGTTGCCGGAAGATTGATTGACGCAGCCTTGTACGGCAAGCAGCATCCTTACGGAAAATTCACAACTGCTGCGGGTTTGGACGCTTTATCAAGAGAAGATTTGATAAATTTTTATACAGAAAATTATACCAACGGAACTTGTCAAATCTTCGCTGCGGGAAAATTACCCAACGATATTCACGAGCAATTAAACAAATATTTTGGTTCGCTAGATTTTAAAAATAATTTCAATTTAGTTAATCAACTAAATTATTCGTCAAATCCATCAACAGAGAAAAAACAAATTATCATCAACGACGAAAGCAGCGTGCAAGGCGCCATAAGAATTGCGCGGAATTTCCCTAATCGGCATTCCGAAGACTGGCAAAAAGTGCAGGTGCTGAACACGATTTTCGGCGGTTATTTTGGGTCGCGCTTGATGAGCAATATTCGTGAAGACAAAGGTTACACTTACGGCATTCACAGCTATTTGCAAAACCATATCAAAGAAAGCGCGCTCATCATTTCCACCGAAGCGGGCAAAGACGTTTGCGAGGCAACGATTGATGAAGTGTGGAAAGAAGCAAAAATTTTGCGCGAAGAACTGATTGACGAAGATGAGCTTGAACTCGTACGAAATTATATGCTCGGCAGCATTCTCGGCAGTCTGGATGGACCTTTTCAAATCATCAATCGCTGGAAAAGTTATGTACTAAACAATTTGGACGAAACATTTTTTTACAAAAGCATCGAAACCATTAAAACCATTTCCGCACAAGCGTTGCAGGATATTGCAAATAAATATTTGACGGAAGACGATTTTCATCAATTGACGGTGTTTTAA